DNA sequence from the Camelus dromedarius isolate mCamDro1 chromosome 24, mCamDro1.pat, whole genome shotgun sequence genome:
TACTGACCGGCTACCGGCCCGCCAGTAGCGGCTCCGGCTGCCTGCGTAGCCTCTTCTACATGCACAACGAGCTGGGCAACATCTACACGCACGGTGAGCTGCGCCCCGCATCCCACATCTGCTGCAGCCCTGCCTGGGCCGCAGGCTGAGGAGAGCCCCAGCGCCGAGGTCCTGGGCTGCCCGGGCCCTGGCACAGCCAGGAGCCGCAGTGACAAAGCTGCCATTGTCCGGGATTGCGCTGCTTGCTTCCGCTTCCCCGGCGGGGGACCCCGTGGCAGGCGAGGGAAGCAGAGTGGGAGACCTATTCCTCTTAATCCCTCTGAGCCCTGGACAGAAGGAGCTTGGTGTCCGGCCCCTTCGTAATCCCTGCATTCTGAGCACCCTCTTCCTCCCAACACCCGTCCCGGAGATAGGTGTTGACTTTGGCAAGAAGGGGCCCAGGAGAAGCCAGGCCCAGGCTGCCCTGCCGCCCCTGCCTGGAGCAGGCCAGGCACGGGGCTCCACCTGGTGGCAACTTCTTCCTGCCCTAGCAGGCGCCGGGCCCCTCCTCCACGCCCTGCGGAAGGTGTGGTGACACAGCCCTGCCTGTCGTTGGCGTGTCCCGTGGTGATAAAGGGATCCTGGGCGCGCTGGGCCCAGAATTGGTACCTGCCTCCTTGGGGACATGCCAGGAGTGGGCAGCCCACAGCCTCAGCCTGCTGTTAGCCTTTGACCCCTGTGAGGGCAATGCCAGAGTGCCAGCAGGAAGGGGTACAAATGGCCCTGGAGGCCTGGGTTGGGAGAAACGGAGCTCTGGGAAAAGGTGCCTGGGGAAGAGACAAACAAGGTCCCTTTAGCCTCCTCCCCTGTCTGGCCTCACTCCTCTCTGGAACACCAATAGGCCCACAGCCTCCATTTGTCTGGTCACTTAAGGGGAGGAGAGGACATACGGGTTGGGAGGAGCAAGCTAAGTGGTCCTGGGTTCTGGTATCATCGCCCACATGTCTTGTTCTGAACTCAGCTTGAAGTCTCGCCTCCTGGCTCCTGCGGACACATGGAGGCCAGGTTGGGGGGTTGGAGCACCCTGCTTTCTGGGGAGGGGGCATGGCTGGGAGGGTGAGAGCAGCAtgggagtcaggctgcctgggctgTGTCCTCCTTCCATTGCTTACTTGCTGGGGTCACCTGGGggcatttcctcacctgtaaagtggggataaaatGGTCTCTACTTCCCAGAACTACTGTGAGCTCTGCTAAATAAAGTTACTGAAAGCCCAGGGCCTGCCAACCAACAGCCTTGCCAGGGCCTGTCTTGCTTTCATTCCTCTCATGTTATCTCTAGACTGTGGACTCATTGAGGACATGACTTGTCCTCAATGCTGAAGCTGTCTGATGGAAAActgtctccctcccccagggctggcCCTGCTGGGCTTCCTGGTGCTGCTGCCCATGACCATGCCCTGGGGTCAGCTGGGCAAGGATGGCTGGCTGGGGGGCACACACTGTGTGGCCTGCCTGGCACCCCCTGCTGGCTCTGTGCTCTATCACCTCTTCATGTGCCACAAAGGGGGCAGCCCTGTGTACACCCGGCTCCTTGCTCTGGATATGTGTGGGGTCTGCCTCGTCAACACTCTCGGTGAGccaagggatggggtgggggtgggaggctcgAAGGACGGGAGCTGGGGGTTCGGGTAAACTCACATGAGCCTTAGAAAGGGCAGGTATCGattaaactgaaaggaaaaaaaaggggggcaaGTGGCCCCCAGACTGATgtgccctctcctgcctctctcctctgtgcaGGGGCCCTGCCCATCATCCACTGCACCCTGGCCTGCAGGCCCTGGCTGCGCCCAGCTGCCCTGGTAGGCTACACCGTGTTGTCGGGTGTGACTGGCTGGCGGGCCCTCACCGCCCCTTCCACTGGTGCCCGGCTCCGCGCCTTTGGCTGGCAGGCTGGTGCCCGCCTCCTGGTGTTTGGGGCCCGGGGAATGGGGCTGGGCTCGGGGGCTCCAGGCTCCCTCCTCTGCTACCTGCGCATGGATGCACTGGCACTACTCGGGGGCCTGGTGAACGTGGCCCGCCTGCCGGAGCGCTGGGGACCTGGCCGCTTCGACTACTGGGGTAACTCACACCAGATCATGCACCTGCTCAGCGTGGGCTCCATCCTCCAGCTGCATGCTGGCGTCGTGCCTGACCTGCTCTGGGCCGCCCACCACGCCTGCCCCCTGGATTGAGTCACCTCCTGCCTGCCATGCGGGCCGGCCCAGTCTTCCAGGGCCAAGAGCACCATGcttccctcctcctgctgctctgcGAGGGCCTGGCTCCCTGGATGCTTCCAGCAAACAGGACTTCCCAACAGGGATCCCTCATCTGTTTACCCATTCTTGCCTGTGGACTAGCCTCTTCTCCTCCTCACACCTTAGATTTCCAGCttcctttctctgggcctcagtttaccctcTGTGAGTTGGGATCCTGCCAGCCCAGAGCCATCACCCCCCCGGCCCCTCCTGGGACCCTCAGATAAGGTACCTCATGGGTCCCTGGCCCAGCGTCTGGCCCATGCTTCATGCCCTCTGTCTTTCGGCCAGCATACCAGCCCTCCCAGCAGCCCAAGGcttgcctccctcttctcccttctgcccAGAGACTGTGGAGTGAGGGGTCTGGGCAACAGGACTAGCCTCTTATCTCAGGATCGAGGGGCAGGAGGGCGGCTGCTGATGCTTTTTCCAGGCAACtggcacagagacacagagagctgAGTGGCCCTGGACCCAGGCCCTGCTGAGCTAAGGGCCCACCCTCCTCTTTGACAGCTTGACCTGCCTACCAGGGACATACCTGCTCAAGAAATCTCTGCTCCACACCATGTGGGGCTCCCAGCTCCAGTctgtgggcctggggctggggggcttgcaGGAGAGCTCAGCCTCAACCCATCCCCAGGGGCCTCAGATCCTGGGCGATGTCAATAAAAGGGGCAGGAAGTGCTGGTTGCCATGCAAGTGAGCTGGGGTGCTCCCGAGATTCAAATACCTTTTATTAGACATGGCCAGGCAGAAGGGACCCACTTTCCAGAGGGACCCCAACCTCCAGGAAGATGGAGGGGAGGAGCTAAAAGGTTAAAAGTGCCGAGCTTGAGCCCACAGGCTCAGGCTGGGCCCAGTGAATCCTCAAACAGGCTGAGGAGGTTCCGAGGCTCAAAGGAGGGGAAGGTGCCCCGAGGGGGCTCTGAGTCAATGTCACTTAGATCCAGAGcatccctggggcaggagggagaaaagagagaagtgaCTCCCAAGATCTGAgagctgccctcccacccccaggaccgTGGGTCCGCTCACCTCAGCGTGTACCTGCTCCGGGGGGCAGGGGAGCCACTGCAGGGGGTGGAGGTGCTCCCGGAGGCCCTAGCCAGGATGGCCTCTGGAGAGAGCGCGGGCCTACACAGGATGAGCAAGACCAGCAAGGTGTCGGGGGTAGGCTGGAGTGGGTAGGGAGGGCCTGGAGAGGAGGCCACAGCTGGGTGGGAGCAGCAAGACTAGCCCTGTCCCCGGGGTGGGAGGCCATGTCTCAGACAATGGAAGTGTGGTGTATTTTCAAAGAAGCACTTTGACAACTTCTAAAGTCCACCTGACCACACTCAGAGGCCCTTTTTGAAATACATGGGCTCTGCCTGAACTGGCTTTGAAATGACCTTGTAGTAAATGAAGCTTCTCTGGCACTTCAAGTCTGCTCTGAAGTGTACCCCTGGTGATGGGGTAACATTTCATAAGGAAGGAGGTAATGGTGTAATCCCTCCTGAGAACTGTCAGCCCCTAGCGTGTGGTTTTCCTTTGCAGTAGTTTCTTAATTACAGCCTCTTGCTTGGCCACCAGGCACCTGGGACTAAGGAATTCCTCCCAGCGCAGGGCTTGCCAGGCTCTGGGGGCTTTGTCCTGGGAGAGGAAGGATAATGCCTTGTCCTTGTGTACTGGCAGCCTCTACGGGGGCGGGGGCTGCACTGCCTGCCTTTCCCAGCAGGACCATGGCTCCCTAGCATGGCAGCGCCCCAAGTGTGAGGTTGCCAGCCCCGCTGGACTCTGTACAGCCCCCGCCCCATTCATTGAGCTGAGAAGGAACAGCTGCACCACCCCCAGCCTTGGTTCCCTTCCTGGGGTTTGACGGGGGCCAGGATTGTGGGAGGTGTCCCGCTTCACCACTAATACCCCTGGGCTTCTGGCTGGGCCTCAAGTGTGGGGTTTGGCCCCCAATGACAGCCCCCCCACAGCCGTCTGTCCCGAGCTCTCACCCACCCTGTGCTGTCATCATCCCAGTTGCTGGAGAGGCTGCTGTCCAGGAGGAGGCTGCAGCGTGGCGAGCCAGGCGGGGTGGCCGGCGGACCAGGGGGCTGCAGCCAGCTGGAAGGGTGAGCCAGCCCATGCCAGAGCCAGCACAGCAGGGCCAGCAGGGCCTGTGGGGACAGGGGCATGAGGGAGGCTGGGCAGACCCTGGGGCCAGACAGCAGAGCAGGACTGCCCATCCCCTTCACCAGCCTACCTGCCACAGGGCCCACCCTCGACTGAGGGCTTCGGCAGCCATGTACCACAGGACGCTCCAGGGCCGCGGCTGCCTGAGCATGGGCAGGGCCAACAGGGCCTCGGCCGTGGCCCGCAGCTTGGGGTCAGGTTCCAGCATCATGGTGAGGACAGAACGCAGCTCAGAAGACAGGCCTATCCATGGAGCAGGGCCACATTAGGAGTGACAGGCCCTCGAGCCCCATGGTTCCCCACTGGCAGCCATTCTCTACAATGTGTCCCCCACTCACCAGCAGTGAACTCCGGGGGCAGGTAGCCCTGGCGCAGCTGCTGCCAGCCCTCCCCGCCATGCGGCAGCTCCATGTTGCATGCCACTTCCAAGATGGTGAGGCCCAGACTGGGAGGCACAGGGACAGAGAAGGGTACGGTTGGCCTTGAGACATAGAATCCAGAGCCCTAGGCTGCCCCCAGGAAGAGAGTGGGAAAGGGCTTCTGTCTTCTGCCATGAGCCGGTGAGGTGGGGAAgcgggggctgggggccctgAGAAGGTCTCTTCAGGGCTAAGGACAGGGACCACATCATGGAGCATGGACCACTGTAGTGAGTCCTCCTAGCaccctcatcaccaccaccaccaccaccacaggaCTGGCACTCTGGTGGCTGTGGTTAACAGTGATGCTCTCATCATTCATTCTGTTGACATGATTGGATACATTCGAGGCAGAGCAGTGGTTACCAGAGTAGACTGTGGAACCCAGCGCCTGGTCCAGTCCCAGCTTCACCACCTGCTAGCTGTGGACTTGGGGAAAGTCTCTTAATCTGCTGTGCCCATTCCTTGTCAATGAAGTAATAATAGTCCCTCCCATGGAGGTGTGGTAAGGACATGGGTGAATCCCATAAACTGGTTCCAGAGGGTTCATTGCTTAGACAGCCTAACCCTTCAGAGCCCCCTAGACTAGGGGGCGGGACCTTGACCCCCTTGGGGATGTGTCTCCTGTCCTGAGGCCAGGTCTTCATGCCTTGGGGCTAGGATGGTGTTCACCCTGCTGACCACACCCCCAGCCACCAGGGCAGGCCTCCCACATCCCCACCCTTACCTGAACACGTCGGCCGCTGTCCCATAAGAGCCTTGAAGCAGCTCAGGGGCCATGTAGCGGGGGTCTCCTTCCTGGGCCTCGCTAGCTTCGGATGCACCCAACTCCACCAGCagcccaaagtcacccagcttgCAGCGGCCCCGGGGCCCCAGGAAGATGTTGGCGGGCTTGACATCAAGGTGGACCAGGCCCTGGCCATGTAGGTGGGCCAGGGCGAGCAGGGTGTCCCGCAGGTAACCCCAGACCTGGGCCTCAGGCAGGCCGGCCCCCCAGGCCTCACAGTGCTGCTGCAGGCTGGGCCCGCACAGCTCTGTCTGCAGGTACAGGAGGCCGCCCTCCTCCCAGGCTTGCTCCAGCCGCACGCAGCGCGGGTGCTGCCCCACCTTCTCATGGCCGCCAACCTCAGCCAGCTTGCGGGCCCGGTCCTTGTGGCCCCGGAATGGTGACATGGAACGCTTCACTGCATAGAGCCGGCCATCCTCCTTGGAGCGCACCTGGAAGGGAAGGGGCACAACCATTTAGGAGGACAGTCTGGCAGATTCAGTCTGGCAGTGTGGCGTCTGCCCTAGAGAGACCCCTGTGAGTGCAAGAGCGAAGCTGGACAAACCTCCACCCCAGGTGCTGGTTTGCTGGAGCCTGAGAGAGGGCGAACCTCTAAGTACTGACTTGGGAAGGTGGCTAGGAtgcattaagtgaaaaaagctggCTACAGAACAATACAGGCCATCTGATCTGCTGAGTAGCATATAAAATGGGTTCTTCTCTACATGGTCAACTCCAGAGATGTACGGAGAAAGGTCCGGAAGGACGAACCACCTGAGAATCACCATGGTTTTCTCCAGGAAGGAGAGCTGATCTAGGGGCCTGTTTGTACTTTTTAACAACAGAATTGTCTTCATAGAATCCTTGTGTAAGGAAAATGACcgttttaaagaaaacatacatgattggaaaatatattttaagaaacaaaaggtGGCATGGAGGGCGTCGCCTGAGCGCTCGCTGGCTGGGGGCGGTGGCGGCGGGTGTGTGCCTGCACTGGGAGGGGCGTTGGCTCGGGGTGGGCAGAGCTCGCCAAAAACCCCAGCGTGGCTGGCACGGGGCGGGAGGAGATGGCAGCCCGGAGCAACCACAAGGCGTGCCAGGCTCTGGACAAAGGGAGAGTGTGTCCTGAGGGGGCCTCAGAGGGGCCTGTGGAGGGAGTGGTATGAGAAAGCAGCCAAATCAAGCACTAAGGGGAGCCTGTCAGCCCACGAGAGGAGGGcttgcaggggaggggagggaaacagGCTGCTCAAGACACTAGCCCATCCCGGCCAGGGaaatgggggtgaggaggggggacCCCCAGACAGGTGTGGGGAGCTGTTACCTGACTCACCTTGAAGACCTCTCCGTAAGAGCCATGGCCCAAGCGGCCAAGCCTGTGGAAACTCTGCTGGAAGAAGGACTCTGGCCGGCTCGGGTCATACACGGGGCTCTGCAGGGGCTCGGAGGTTTTCCCTCGGAAGGACACCcgccggggctggggctggtgccAGCCCGGGGTCCGAGGAGGGAAGAGGCGGCTGACAGGGATGCTACCCTTGGCGGGGGGCCGGGGCGGGAGGCTCCGACTGAGCCCCCCAGGCCTCTTGAGGGAGAAGCCAGGTTCTGCATGGCGGAAGTAGGCTGGGACTGGGACCGGGGTGCCACTCAGGGGTGGCGGGGTGCCCTCTGTGGGCACAGGCATGTCCAGCACAGGAGCCCCTGAGGGGCAGAGTACAGAACAGTATGTCACTCAAACAGCACCTGGTCCTGTGGCCCCAAAGAGGCTGCAGAAGAGAGCCACGCCTACTCCAGACCCACGCTCTGCTTTAGACATGGAGGCCGTGGGCCCACCAGTACCTGTGGGGAAAAGGTATACAAATGTCTGCTTGCCTGCACCCAGTCGCCTGCACCTTGGAGGTTAGAGAAACATAAACTGGAAACCACAGGGTCATGTCCTGGAGGCCCCCATGGTCCAGCAGAGGTTAAAGCAAGGCAaattctggagccagaccaccTGTGTACGCATCCCAGACCTTGCTAGGCCTTAAAATATGCAACCTCTTCCAAGACTGTCTGGTGGAAATATTAACATAGGCTCACTATCCCTTATCtccagtttaaaattttaaaattctgaattccaaaagtttctttcttgctttctttttccataGTTTAGACTAAAACTCATTTAGTGGAGTTCCACTTCCAGCTCCATAGTGTAGAGGCTAAATCCCAGCTGAGTGTAGCAGAGAGGCTGGTTTCCCTCCTTTCACCAGCTCCTACTCCTAGGGCAGAAGTTCTAACTCAGCTCCAGCAGGCTGGCAATACTAGAGCCCAACTGCTAAAGTCCCAGCTCATTCCTAAGGAGAAGGCTCCACACTGGGAGAGGCAAGCCAGCAAGGCCAGAGGCTACTGCCTTCTTTATAAGGCAGCAGTGACATTCAGAGACAGGTGCCACTATCCTTGCCCCCAGCTCCAGAGTTGTGGCTCAGAGACTCTGCCCAGGGGAGAGGTAGGTCATAAAACAGAGAGCACCAAAGCTCTCTCTGCAAAAAAACTGACTTTATTAGAAGCACAGTGTGCTCATGCAacctaataacaaaaaaacaagccacccaatccaaaaatgggcagaagacctaaacaagcaactctccaataaagacacacaaatggccaataggcacatgaaaaaaatgctcaatattgctaattatcagagaaatgcaaatcaaaactataatgaggtatcaccttacaccagtcagaatggccatcattcaaaagtccacaaacaataaatgttggacaggctgtggaga
Encoded proteins:
- the PKMYT1 gene encoding membrane-associated tyrosine- and threonine-specific cdc2-inhibitory kinase isoform X2 gives rise to the protein MPVPTEGTPPPLSGTPVPVPAYFRHAEPGFSLKRPGGLSRSLPPRPPAKGSIPVSRLFPPRTPGWHQPQPRRVSFRGKTSEPLQSPVYDPSRPESFFQQSFHRLGRLGHGSYGEVFKVRSKEDGRLYAVKRSMSPFRGHKDRARKLAEVGGHEKVGQHPRCVRLEQAWEEGGLLYLQTELCGPSLQQHCEAWGAGLPEAQVWGYLRDTLLALAHLHGQGLVHLDVKPANIFLGPRGRCKLGDFGLLVELGASEASEAQEGDPRYMAPELLQGSYGTAADVFSLGLTILEVACNMELPHGGEGWQQLRQGYLPPEFTAGLSSELRSVLTMMLEPDPKLRATAEALLALPMLRQPRPWSVLWYMAAEALSRGWALWQALLALLCWLWHGLAHPSSWLQPPGPPATPPGSPRCSLLLDSSLSSNWDDDSTGPALSPEAILARASGSTSTPCSGSPAPRSRYTLRDALDLSDIDSEPPRGTFPSFEPRNLLSLFEDSLGPA
- the PKMYT1 gene encoding membrane-associated tyrosine- and threonine-specific cdc2-inhibitory kinase isoform X1 is translated as MPVPTEGTPPPLSGTPVPVPAYFRHAEPGFSLKRPGGLSRSLPPRPPAKGSIPVSRLFPPRTPGWHQPQPRRVSFRGKTSEPLQSPVYDPSRPESFFQQSFHRLGRLGHGSYGEVFKVSQVRSKEDGRLYAVKRSMSPFRGHKDRARKLAEVGGHEKVGQHPRCVRLEQAWEEGGLLYLQTELCGPSLQQHCEAWGAGLPEAQVWGYLRDTLLALAHLHGQGLVHLDVKPANIFLGPRGRCKLGDFGLLVELGASEASEAQEGDPRYMAPELLQGSYGTAADVFSLGLTILEVACNMELPHGGEGWQQLRQGYLPPEFTAGLSSELRSVLTMMLEPDPKLRATAEALLALPMLRQPRPWSVLWYMAAEALSRGWALWQALLALLCWLWHGLAHPSSWLQPPGPPATPPGSPRCSLLLDSSLSSNWDDDSTGPALSPEAILARASGSTSTPCSGSPAPRSRYTLRDALDLSDIDSEPPRGTFPSFEPRNLLSLFEDSLGPA
- the PAQR4 gene encoding progestin and adipoQ receptor family member 4; its protein translation is MAFLAGPRLLDWSSSPSHLQFNKFVLTGYRPASSGSGCLRSLFYMHNELGNIYTHGLALLGFLVLLPMTMPWGQLGKDGWLGGTHCVACLAPPAGSVLYHLFMCHKGGSPVYTRLLALDMCGVCLVNTLGALPIIHCTLACRPWLRPAALVGYTVLSGVTGWRALTAPSTGARLRAFGWQAGARLLVFGARGMGLGSGAPGSLLCYLRMDALALLGGLVNVARLPERWGPGRFDYWGNSHQIMHLLSVGSILQLHAGVVPDLLWAAHHACPLD